The genomic window GATTACGGCAAGTTCAAGTTCGAAGCCCAGAAGAAGGCCCAGGCCGCCAAGAAGAAGCAAAAGCAGGTCGAAATCAAGGAAGTGAAGTTCCGTCCGGTTACGGACGTGGGCGACTACCAGATCAAGCTGCGCAACATGCTTCGCTTCCTTGAGGAAGGCGACAAGGTCAAGGTCACCATCCGCTTCCGCGGCCGCGAAATGTCCCATCAGGACCTCGGCCAGGATCTGGCCAAGCGGATCCAGGAAGATGTGGGTGAGAACGGCGTCATCGAATCCTTCCCGCGCCTGGAAGGGCGCCAGATGGTCATGATGATCGGGCCCAAGAAGAAGTAAGCGGCGCGGGATTTTCGCCTGTGCCGCCATCCCCTCTCCCCTTCGGGGAGAGGGTGTCACGACATCTATGGGTTTTGAGGCTGGATAGCTGGCATTGCCCACCCTTTCTCCGTATAATCGCCGGTTCGACCCGCCAGGATGGGTCGTGAACCGATCGTGGCAGGACGGAAAGCGTGGCTCAGACCACCGCCAGATCAGTCAGAAACCGGGGGCCAAGCCCCATCAAGGAGCATTCCCATGCCCAAGATCAAGACCAACCGCGCGGCGGCGAAGCGTTTTCGCAAGACCGCGTCCGGCAAGTTCAAGGCCGGTCACGCCTTCAAGTCGCACATCTTGACCAAGAAGTCGACCAAGCGTAAGCGCAATCTGCGCGCCACCAACCACGTCAAAGCTTGCGACACCAAGGGTGTAGCACGCATGTTGCCGTATCTCTAAGGCGGAGGACTGAACCATGGCTCGTGTAAAGCGTGGCGTTACCGCCCGTCGTCGTCACAAGAAAATCATCGGTCGTGCCAAGGGCTACTACAACGCCCGCCGCAAGGTCTTCCGCGTTGCTAACCAGGCCGTTATCAAGGCCGGTCAGTACGCCTATATCGGCCGCAAGCAGAAGAAGCGTCAGTTCCGCGCCCTGTGGATCGTGCGTATCAATGCTGCCGCCCGTCAGTTCGGCCTGTCCTACAGCCGCCTGATCAATGGTCTGGCCAAGGCCGGTATCACCGTTGACCGCAAGGTGCTGGCTGATATCGCCGTGCACGACATCAAGGCGTTTGGGGCCATCGCAGAAAAGGCGAAGGCCAGTCTGGCCGCTTGATCGTCGAACGCTGACGATATGATGTAAATCAAGCGGGGAGAAGGCCAAACGCCTTCTCCCCGTTTTTGTTTTTGCTCTCTTCGATGGTACGTGGGCGTCTGCATATTTTGTGATCTCCCTTCGTGCCGTCATTCCCGCGAAAGCGGGAATCCATCTGCCCGGGTGCGGTATCGAAGATGGATTCCCGCTTTCGCGGGAATGACGGTCACGCAAAATGAAGTTTCATGAAGAGCACAGGCAACGCGGCCAAATCAACATGAATCAAACCGGGACTGCACCGATGGAAGACCTGGACACCCGCGCCACCCAGGCGCTGGCGGAAATCGACAAGACCGACACGCTCGACGCGCTCGATGCGCTGCGCGTGGGCCTGCTGGGCAAGAGCGGCATCGTCACCGCTGCGCTTAAAGCGCTGGGCGCGCTTTCACCGGAAGAGCGCAAGACGCGCGGCGCCGAAGTGAACCGCCTGAAAGAGCGCCTCAATGACGCACTGGCCGCGCGCAAGCAGATGCTGGAGCAGGCCGAACTCGATCGCCGCCTCGCTTCCGAAAAGCTCGACATCAGCATGCCGGGCCGCAATGGCGAACGGGGTGGGATTCACCCGATCACCCGAACGTTGGAACGCATTGCCGCCATCTTCTCGCGCCTGGGCTACCAGCGCGCCGATGGTCCGGAAATCGAGGACGACTGGCACAATTTCGAGGCGCTGAATTTTCCGCCGCACCATCCGGCGCGCGCCATGCACGACACCTTCTACTTTGGTGACGGACGCCTGCTGCGCACGCACACCTCGCCGGTGCAGATCCGTGCGATGAAAGGTCGGCAGCCGCCGATCCGCGTGATCGCGCCGGGCAAGGTGTACCGCAGCGACTCGGATCAGACGCACTCGCCGATGTTTCATCAGATCGAAGGTCTGCTGGTGGACGAAACTTCCAGCTTTGCTGATCTGAAAGGCACGCTGGCCGAATTCATTCGTGCCTTCTTCGAGCGCGATTTCGAAATGCGCTTCCGCCCCAGCTACTTCCCCTTTACCGAACCGTCGGCCGAAGTGGATATTCGTTGGGATGCTGAAGATGGCAGCACGCGTTGGCTGGAAGTGCTTGGCTGCGGCATGGTGCATCCGAACGTGCTGCAGAACTGCGGTATCGATCCGGAGCGCTACACCGGCTTTGCGTTTGGCCTGGGCGTGGAACGCTTCGCCATGCTGCGCTACGGCGTCTCCGACCTGCGCGCGTTCTTCGAGAACGATCTGCGCTTCCTCAAGCAATTCGCGTAACCGCTGGCAGGGAACAACACGATGAAATTCTCCGAAAACTGGCTGCGCGAGCTGGTCGAGATCAAGGCCGACCGTGCCGCCCTGGCGCATGCGTTGACCATGGCCGGGCTGGAAGTGGAAGAACTCACGCCGCTGGGCGAAAACCTCAGCGGCGTGGTGGTGGCCGAAATCATTGGTGCGCAAAAGCATCCGGAAGCCGATCGCCTGCAGGTGTGCAAGGTCGACGCCGGGTCGGGCGAGCCGCTGCAGATCGTATGCGGCGCACCGAATGCGCGCATCGGTATCAAGGTGCCGCTTGCCACCGTGGGCGCGAATTTGCCTGGCGGGATCGCCATCAAGGCCGCCAAGCTGCGCGGCGTCGAATCGTTCGGCATGCTGTGCTCGGCCAAAGAGCTGGGTATCGATAACGATGCGTCCGGCTTGCTGGAGTTGTCTTCCGATGCACCGGTCGGTCGGCCGTTGGCCGATTACCTTGGTCTGCCTGACGCCAGTATCGAGCTGAAGCTCACGCCCAATCGCCCCGATTGTCTTGGGTTGGTGGGTCTTGCACACGATGTTGCTGCCCTGTTCGGCAGTCATGTGAAAGTGCCTGCGCAAGCTGAAGCGGCTGTCACGGGCGCTGCGTGCCGCGGTATTCGCCTCGACGCTGGCGCGGATGCGCCGCGTTATCTCGGCCGCATCATCGAAGGCTTCGACCCCACGGCACGCACACCGCTATGGCTGGCTGAACGTCTGCGACGTGCAGGGTTGCGCCCGATCAGCGCGGTGGTGGACGTCACCAACTACGTCATGCTGGAACTGGGCCAACCGCTGCACGCGTTCGACAACGACACGCTGCAAGGCGACATCGTCGTTCGCCACGCACACGACGGCGAAACGCTGAAGCTGCTCGATGGCTCCGAGGTCAAGCTCGATACCGGCTTCCTGCTGATTGCCGACGAGAAGAAGGCGTTGGCGGTGGCGGGCGTGATGGGTGGCTACGATTCCCGCGTCACCGACGCGACACACAACATCTTCCTGGAGTCGGCACACTTTGCTCCGGCCGCGATCATGGGCCGCGCACGCAAGCTGGGCATGCATACCGACGCGTCCCATCGTTTCGAGCGCGGCGTCGATCCGGAATTGCCGCGCCGCGCGCTGGAGCGCGCTACCGAGTTGCTGTTGGCGATCGCCGGCGGCAAGGCCGGTCCGGTCCTGGTGGCGGAAAATCCGTCCGATCTGCCGAAGCCGGCCGCCGTGGGCCTGCGCCGTGCGCGCCTCAAGCGCGTGCTGGGCGTGGAAGTGGCCGATGCCGAAGTCGCGCGTATCTTCACCGCACTCGGCATGCAGGTGGAAACCACGGCCGAAGGCTGGCGCATTACCGCCCCGAGCAGCCGTTTCGATATCGAGCGCGAGGAAGATCTGGTCGAGGAAGTGGCCCGCATCTACGGCTACGACCGCATTCCCACCCACATCCCGGCGGGCGAGCTGGCGCTGGCTATCGATCCGGAAGCTCGGCTCAACGAACTCGCCGTGCGCGAACAGCTGGCGGCACGCGAGTACTACGAGGCGGTCAATCTCGCCTTCGTCAGCCATGCTTTGCTTGCGAAATGGGGTATCGGCGAAAAGTTGGTGCCATTGGCCAATCCGCTGTCCGCCGATCTGGCGGTGATGAGGCCATCGCTGTTGCCCGGCCTGATCGAAGCCCTGTCCCATAACCGGGCGCGCCAGCAGGAGCGCGTGCGCCTGTTCGAGATCGGCCGTGTGTTTGGGGCGGGTGACCCACCTGTCGAGACGCCCAGCCTCGCCATCGTGGCCAGTGGCCACGCCCGGGCGGAGCAATGGGGCGAAGCGGCGCGGCCTTTGGATTTCTTCGACCTCAAGGGCGACCTGGACGCCCTGATCGCCTGGGGCGGTGAGCCGCAACGCTGGTCGGTGCACGCCGACGGCCTGCCGGGCTGGCTGCATCCGGGGCGGGGCGCGCGCGTGGCTCGCGACGGCCAGACGGCCGGCTACCTCGGTGCCTTGCACCCGCAGCTGGCCAAGACTCTCGACCTGGGACCGGACGTGCACGTGCTGGAGCTGGCGCTGGAGCCCTTGCTGGGCCGACGCCTCCCCAAGGCCCAGCCAGTGCCACGTTTTCCTGCGGTGCGCCGCGATATCGCCGTCGATGTACCTGAACAGATGGCCTGGTCACAGATTGAGCAGGCGGTCCGTAGCAGCCTTGGGGCAGCCCTGGTGGAGCTGCGCCTGTTCGACCGCTACAGCGGCAAAGGGGTCGAAGCGGGCCGAAAGAGTCTCGCTATGGGCTTGATTTTGCAGGACGCTTCACGCACCCTTACCGACGACGACGCGGATCACTGCGTACGAAATGCGGTGGCTGCGTTGGAGATGTCATGCGAGGCAAAGTTGCGAGGGTAAGATGGCGGCGCTGACAAAGGCGGAGATGGCCGAGCGCCTCTTCCTCGAGGTAGGCCTTAACAAGCGGGAAGCCAAGGAGTTCGTGGACGCCTATTTCGAGGTGGTCCGCGAAGCCTTGGAACGTGGTGAACAGGTGAAGTTGTCAGGATTCGGCAACTTCGATTTGCGGCAGAAGAACCAGCGACCGGGTCGTAATCCGAAGACCGGCGAGGAGATTCCCATCTCCGCCCGTCGAGTGGTGACGTTCCGGCCAGGGCAGAAACTCAAGGTGAGAGTCGAGGGCTATGCTGGATCAGGGGAATAACACCGAACTGCCTGCCATCCCGGCCAAGCGCTACTTCACCATCGGTGAAGTCAGCGACCTCTGCGGGGTGAAGCCACACGTGCTGCGCTATTGGGAGCAGGAATTCCCGGCGCTGAACCCGGTCAAGCGCCGGGGCAATCGCCGCTACTACCAGCGGCATGACGTGCTGATGATCCGCCAGATCCGCTCCCTGCTGTACGACGAAGGCTTTACCATCACCGGCGCCCGCGCCCGGCTGGAAGGTCCGCAGGCACGCATGGAGGCCAGCATGTCGCACCAGATCGTGCGTCAGGTGCGTATGGAGCTGGAAGAAGTGCTGGCGCTGCTGCGTCGCTGAGCTGTTACCTCTACCGGCAGCATTGCCGGAACTGGTACACTTTCCTTTCTTTGTGAATCGTCGGGGCGTAGCGCAGCCTGGTAGCGCATTTGCCTGGGGGGCAAAGGGTCGTGGGTTCGAATCCCGCCGCCCCGACCAATTCGCGAAATCCGTAAAACGGCGCCTCGGCGCCGTTTTTTGTTTTCAGGAGCGGACATGTGTCCGTGACGATGACGCGCTAGTCTCCGAGGCAGTGAACCCACTGCATAGTCAGGAGATATCGCCGATGCCGTCCAATACCTGTCATCCGAATGCTCCACACGTAAAGCTGAACACCCCCGACTGGTACATCTCGTCGCTGATGCTGGATCGCGCGTTGGATGCCATCCTGCGCCGGGTCAAAAAGCTCGACCGCAAACACGATATTCCTTACCTGGCCGGCTACAGCCAGGACGGCAAGACGATCTATATCGACCGCCACTTACCCGAATCCTTCACCTTCCGCGGGCGCACCGTCGAAGTGGATCGCTTCCTCATCCTGCACGAGGAAGTCGAAAAGACCTTGATCGACCAGTTGGATCTGCATTACCTGCATGCGCACCAGATCGCCACGCGTGCTGAAGAAGCGGCGGTGCATGCACACGGCGTCACTTGGAAGGCTTATGACCGCTTCATGCAGAAATACGTCAAGAGCATTGGCGACGAGCGTCTAAGCAAGGTGCCGGTCGATCTGGACCTTAAGCCGTATCGCGATTACCACGATTACGACTTGCTGCGGCAGATGGAAGCACACATGGAGCGTGGAACAGGAATGAGCGCCAAGCAGAAAACCGAGCTCAAGAGTTACGCGGATGCATTTCGCGAAGAACTGCGTGTGCAACATCGCCACGAATTACACAGCAATGGTGTCGAGAACAAGCGGAGTAAACCCGCCGTGAAAAAGACATCATCAGCGAAGGCAAAGCCGGCCAAGGCCGCCAAGACAGCGCCAAAGCGAAAGGTCGCGGCAAAACGAGGCAAGTAAGCCACACGCATGCCTTATGGTTGCGCAGCCTCGCCATTAAAGGCGAGGTTTGCGCGAAGCTCAGGCGGCTACGAGTTGTTGCGGGGCAGCGGGCTGGTAGACGCTGGCGTGGGTCGTTTTCTTGAACTCGATCTTGGCGGCTTCCTTGAGGCCATCGCCCAGCTTGAAGAATGCCACGCTCTCCACGAGTGAGCGGGCACGCATCTGCACCGTATCCGCGGCGGCGGCGGCTTCTTCGACCAGGGCAGCGTTGCTCTGCGTGACCTCGTCCATCTGCTGCACCGCGCGATTGACCTGCTGGATGCCGGAGGCCTGCTCGGTGCTCTGCGAAGCAATGGCATTCACTGTACTGGCGACGTTATCCACGCTATCGAGTAACTTGCCGACCATTGATTCCGCGTGGGCAATCATCTGCGTGCCGCTTGCGATGATCGTCACTGATTCTTCGATCAGCGAACGAATCTCCCGGGACGCCGTGCGCGAATTGCGCGCCAACGATTGCACTTCACCCGCGACAACATGGAAACCCTTGCCGGCTTCACCGGCGCGTGCCGCTTCCACTGAGGCGTTCAAGGCGAGGATGTGTGTTTGGGTGGCGATGCGGTCCATCGTTTCCGTGATTTCGGTAATCCGGCTGGCGACGGCCTGCACCTGGTTCATCGCGCCGACAGCCTCGGACATGGCTGTGCCGCTTTGCTTGGCGATACCTGCAGCCGATTCGGCCAGGCGGCTTGCTTCATGCGCACGCACGGCATTGGCATTCACGCTGTGGGTGAACTCTTGCATGGAGGACGACGTTTCTTCCAGCGCCGCTGCTTGTTCGCTGGTACGCGCGGAAAGATCCTGGTTGCCGCTGGCGATCTGTCGTGTAGAAGTGGAAATCTCTGTGCTGCCCGCGCGAATGGTGTTGACCACACGGCGCAGCTGGCCATTCATCGCGTCGAGCGCTGCAAGCAGCTTGCCGGTTTCGTCATGGCTGGTAACGGTAACCTGCGTGGACAGATCCCCTTCTGCCACGGCCTGAGCCATTTTCACGGCGCGACCGATCGGCGCCGTGATGCTGTACGCAAGCAGCCAGGTCAGCATGGCACCGGCGAGCATGGCACAAAGCACCACGGCGATCAGAAACACACAGGCATCACGGAAAGCGTCGCGGCTTTGCTGATCAATCTGCGTGGACGCGGTTTGTGCACCCTGCTTCATATTTGCCACCAGACTATCAATGGCGGCAGTGGGTGCGCGATCGATGCCCGCGACCAGACTATCCACGACATGCACGCTTTGGGGATCATTGGGATCGTAGTGCTGGATGGCAGCGAGGTATTTCGTGCCCAGATCTGCATGCGTGGCGACCGCTGCACTCACGCCGTCAGTCTTTAGGCCAAGCTCGGCCATCTGCTGCTTCAGCGAAGCGAGATCCTTGTCGACGGCGCTGGACTGCGCGACAAAGCCATCGTGATGCTTCTTGAACGCATCCGCATCACTGCCGCGCAAGAGCAGATCTTTCCACTCCTGAACCTGTTTCTTGAAATCGACCTGCGTCACGCGCGCCATGTCCACCGCCGCGGCGAATTTTCCGGCTGTTTCGGCGGAATGCACCTGGAGATCATGGGTACGGGAGAGGCCGCGCCAGCCGCCAAGCCCCACAATGACTGCAGCCGCCAGCATCACTGCGCCGAGCAGGCCAAGTCGGATGGCGATACGCAGATTGCGAAATCGTAAATTCATAAGCTGTGCCGCAATAAAAAACGTTGCCGAGTTAAGTAGTTATCGGCATATGGCGGTCAAGCTTGAATAAGCGAGGCATTCACCAGTGTCAAACGTTGGGGTGGCGCGGCCACCGCAGGTTGGGTGAGCGCACCGCTACCCAACCTGCGAAACGACAGCATGGCGTGATCAATAAAGTACGCGTGTCCGCAACGTTCCCGGTATCGCTGCGAGCTTGTCTTTCAGCAATGCGGCCTGCTGTTCTTCCGCCGACACATCGATCACGACGTAACCCACGTCCGCTGTGGTCTGCAGGAACTGCGCATCGATGTTGATGTTGCCGGCGGAGAACAGTTCATTGATGCGCGAGAGCACGCCTGGCACGTTGCGAT from Dyella caseinilytica includes these protein-coding regions:
- the infC gene encoding translation initiation factor IF-3 gives rise to the protein MATTETKGNRRNSEIRVPRVRVIGPDSEQLGILTRDEALRAAEEAGLDLVEIQPNGDPPVCRIMDYGKFKFEAQKKAQAAKKKQKQVEIKEVKFRPVTDVGDYQIKLRNMLRFLEEGDKVKVTIRFRGREMSHQDLGQDLAKRIQEDVGENGVIESFPRLEGRQMVMMIGPKKK
- the rpmI gene encoding 50S ribosomal protein L35: MPKIKTNRAAAKRFRKTASGKFKAGHAFKSHILTKKSTKRKRNLRATNHVKACDTKGVARMLPYL
- the rplT gene encoding 50S ribosomal protein L20; the encoded protein is MARVKRGVTARRRHKKIIGRAKGYYNARRKVFRVANQAVIKAGQYAYIGRKQKKRQFRALWIVRINAAARQFGLSYSRLINGLAKAGITVDRKVLADIAVHDIKAFGAIAEKAKASLAA
- the pheS gene encoding phenylalanine--tRNA ligase subunit alpha, which gives rise to MEDLDTRATQALAEIDKTDTLDALDALRVGLLGKSGIVTAALKALGALSPEERKTRGAEVNRLKERLNDALAARKQMLEQAELDRRLASEKLDISMPGRNGERGGIHPITRTLERIAAIFSRLGYQRADGPEIEDDWHNFEALNFPPHHPARAMHDTFYFGDGRLLRTHTSPVQIRAMKGRQPPIRVIAPGKVYRSDSDQTHSPMFHQIEGLLVDETSSFADLKGTLAEFIRAFFERDFEMRFRPSYFPFTEPSAEVDIRWDAEDGSTRWLEVLGCGMVHPNVLQNCGIDPERYTGFAFGLGVERFAMLRYGVSDLRAFFENDLRFLKQFA
- the pheT gene encoding phenylalanine--tRNA ligase subunit beta; translation: MKFSENWLRELVEIKADRAALAHALTMAGLEVEELTPLGENLSGVVVAEIIGAQKHPEADRLQVCKVDAGSGEPLQIVCGAPNARIGIKVPLATVGANLPGGIAIKAAKLRGVESFGMLCSAKELGIDNDASGLLELSSDAPVGRPLADYLGLPDASIELKLTPNRPDCLGLVGLAHDVAALFGSHVKVPAQAEAAVTGAACRGIRLDAGADAPRYLGRIIEGFDPTARTPLWLAERLRRAGLRPISAVVDVTNYVMLELGQPLHAFDNDTLQGDIVVRHAHDGETLKLLDGSEVKLDTGFLLIADEKKALAVAGVMGGYDSRVTDATHNIFLESAHFAPAAIMGRARKLGMHTDASHRFERGVDPELPRRALERATELLLAIAGGKAGPVLVAENPSDLPKPAAVGLRRARLKRVLGVEVADAEVARIFTALGMQVETTAEGWRITAPSSRFDIEREEDLVEEVARIYGYDRIPTHIPAGELALAIDPEARLNELAVREQLAAREYYEAVNLAFVSHALLAKWGIGEKLVPLANPLSADLAVMRPSLLPGLIEALSHNRARQQERVRLFEIGRVFGAGDPPVETPSLAIVASGHARAEQWGEAARPLDFFDLKGDLDALIAWGGEPQRWSVHADGLPGWLHPGRGARVARDGQTAGYLGALHPQLAKTLDLGPDVHVLELALEPLLGRRLPKAQPVPRFPAVRRDIAVDVPEQMAWSQIEQAVRSSLGAALVELRLFDRYSGKGVEAGRKSLAMGLILQDASRTLTDDDADHCVRNAVAALEMSCEAKLRG
- the ihfA gene encoding integration host factor subunit alpha, translating into MAALTKAEMAERLFLEVGLNKREAKEFVDAYFEVVREALERGEQVKLSGFGNFDLRQKNQRPGRNPKTGEEIPISARRVVTFRPGQKLKVRVEGYAGSGE
- a CDS encoding MerR family transcriptional regulator, translated to MLDQGNNTELPAIPAKRYFTIGEVSDLCGVKPHVLRYWEQEFPALNPVKRRGNRRYYQRHDVLMIRQIRSLLYDEGFTITGARARLEGPQARMEASMSHQIVRQVRMELEEVLALLRR
- a CDS encoding methyl-accepting chemotaxis protein yields the protein MNLRFRNLRIAIRLGLLGAVMLAAAVIVGLGGWRGLSRTHDLQVHSAETAGKFAAAVDMARVTQVDFKKQVQEWKDLLLRGSDADAFKKHHDGFVAQSSAVDKDLASLKQQMAELGLKTDGVSAAVATHADLGTKYLAAIQHYDPNDPQSVHVVDSLVAGIDRAPTAAIDSLVANMKQGAQTASTQIDQQSRDAFRDACVFLIAVVLCAMLAGAMLTWLLAYSITAPIGRAVKMAQAVAEGDLSTQVTVTSHDETGKLLAALDAMNGQLRRVVNTIRAGSTEISTSTRQIASGNQDLSARTSEQAAALEETSSSMQEFTHSVNANAVRAHEASRLAESAAGIAKQSGTAMSEAVGAMNQVQAVASRITEITETMDRIATQTHILALNASVEAARAGEAGKGFHVVAGEVQSLARNSRTASREIRSLIEESVTIIASGTQMIAHAESMVGKLLDSVDNVASTVNAIASQSTEQASGIQQVNRAVQQMDEVTQSNAALVEEAAAAADTVQMRARSLVESVAFFKLGDGLKEAAKIEFKKTTHASVYQPAAPQQLVAA